The following nucleotide sequence is from Candidatus Eisenbacteria bacterium.
CACGGAGCAGACGCTCCGCGTCGAGCCGCGGGAAGCGGACCTGAACGAGCTCGTGCGGGAGGTGGCCGATTCGCTCCGGCGGGAGATCGAGGCGAAGAATCTCTCGATCGAGCTCGCCCTCTCTCCCGACCTGCCGAGCTCCCGCTTCGACCCGAAGCGGACGAAGCGGGTCGTGCGGAATCTTCTCGACAACGCGATCAAGTTCTCCCACGCGAAGGGAAGGGTCCGGATTTCGAGCGAGGCCATGGACGGCACGGTCGCTCTTCACGTGAGCGACGAAGGCGTGGGGATCCCTCTCGAGTCGCTCGACTCGATCTTCGACTCCTTCCGCCAGGTCGACGGCTCGGAGACGCGCGTCCACGGAGGCGCGGGAGTCGGCCTCGCCCTTGTCAAAGAGATCATGGAGAGCCAGAACGGATCCGTCTCGGTCGAATCCGCGCCCGGCCGAGGGAGCACCTTCACGATCCGCATTCCGCGGAGCGAAGAGACCGGCTCCGAAGGGACGAGGCTCCGCGAAGAAATTCGACCGCACGCGAGCGCGTAGCTCGAATCGTCTTCCTCGCGCGTCCGGAGCATCGCCTTCGAAATCACCGCGGGCGACGCCGAAACTCGCTTCCCCGGTCCGGTCCCGTTCTCTCACCGGAACTTACCGAGCCGCTCTCCGTCGATTCTCACGGACTGACCGACCTCCTGTCCGATTCCGTGCAGTCCCACGATGCAGAGCTTCCGCTGCACTCGAGATCCCCGTTCCGTCGCGCTTTCGCTTTGCTTGAACAACGAACCGGTATCGTATGGTGCCCGCGCTATTGGACATCCACGTTCGATAGAATGAGTAACGTTGCGAGTCCTCCAACGATCATCGCGATGCCGCGCGCCGGCATAGGTCTCGATCCCTCGCTCGGCTCCAGGATCTCCGAGCCTCCTTCGCTCGACGATCCGGAAGTCCGGCCCTTGTGCACATCGAAGTTCGGCAACCGGAAATCGAAATAGTCGTAGTGGATCGTCTTCAGCTTTTCCATGTCCTTCCTGGGGACGACGTCCGAGATTTCGCTGTCGAGCAAACCGGCCCGGAGGATCTCCCCGGTCTTCGCGTCCTCGAGACGACAGTGGAGCCTTGTTCGCGCGAGACGCTCGACCTCGCTACGGTTCTCGGGGATGGCTCGATAGACGATCCCGCACTCAAGGACGCGATATGCGAGGATTCGGTCGGCCGAGCGGAGTTCCGTCGGCACCTGCATGGTCCGAACGGTCGGATCTTCCGCATGGGGAGATTCCCTCGCATCGGCTCCGGAGACCCGGATCTCGATCTGATTACCCTCCGAGACCGCCGTTCTGGAAGGCCGTTTCGTCGGAAGGTTCTCCGGGTTGAGAAGGGAGTACTGGCTGCTCGATTCGGAAAGCAGATTCGCGAGCATATCCGGATCCCTCTCGAGGACCCGGTAGCCGCCGGAGACCATCGAGGAGATCAGGTTGTCCTCGATCATGCGCCGAACGCCCCAGTCGAGACTCGCCGTGCCCGCGACGCTCGCCCGAGACCGGCGACGCGGTTCCGCCCCCCGAATCGGCGAGCCCCATCCGCTGATCCCGACCCCGGGTTCCCATTTCTCCTCGCGCTCGTAGGTCACCCGATCTTCCTCCAGAGAAAGAAGAGCGACGGTGGCCCCGGCCGGAGTCCGAACCCCGATCCAGGAGGCCACGTCCAGTTCCTGAACACTCCTCTCGATCCGCACCGGGTTGGTGTTTTCGAACTCGAGCGTCTTGAAGGATGGGGCACAGCCCACAAGGACAAGAAGGGAAAGGCAGGCAGATCGTGTGATGTTCCAACGCGCCGTCATGGAAATGCTCCTCTCGTTACGCCCGACCAACATCGCTCTCGCCGCCCGACACGGAGAGATGGACCAGTCCGTTGTCATGGAGAAGCGCGTGCGCGATCGATTCGCTTGTCTCCCAGGTCCGCGTCGCGGCCATGTGTTCCCTTTGCCCGTCGGTCCGGTCCAACGCATCCCGGACGTCGCCGAGAAAAGCCATCGCCTCGGAAAGCTCCACGATTCCCCCAGCCTCTCCGTCGAGTGCACGAGAGTCCCTGTCCAGAACGGAAGCGGCAAGAAGAGGGACGACGTGATCCGCGAGGAGCGCGTGGCTCCCGAAGAGATCGAACCCGACCAAGCGGCCTTCGACGGCCGTGAGCATCCCCGCGACGCCGCTCCTCCGAACGAGTCTTTCATCGACGGAACGAGCGTCCTCCGGAGGGAGGCCGAGGCCTTCCAAACCCCGCGCGCGGGGATCGGACCTCAAGAGACCCGCGTGGTCGGTCAGACCCATGAGCCGCTCCCAAACCGAGCACAGACCGAGAACCTCCCCGCAATCGCGAAGCCTCTTCAAGTGCAGGCGGATCGCATGCGGGGCGATCGCGAGACCGAGAGAGATCGGACTTTTCGCTGAGTCGCTGGGACTCTTGTCCAGGCAGCAGAATGACATCGTCCGCTGGTCGCCGGCTTCGATGACCTGCGACTCTCGCGCGACCCGCGTGTAGCCCTCTCCGAAGAAGAGCGCTCCCTCCGGAAGGAGAACCGGAAACCGTCCCCGATTGCGAAAGTGAAGAAGGGTGCGGGAGGGCGCTTCTCCTGCCTCCCGGATCACGTCGAGAGGGCTCGCGCCCGGTCGGTGCGCGGCATGAACGGGACCGCTCCCCTGCTCAGCGGACCAGTTCAGCGGGAACACACGGATTCCCGCCACATCGAGCGGGCTCTCGACGCTCACGTCATCGAGAATCGAATGAAGCAAGCCAGGCACTCTACCCCCTGACGTCACCAAGAAACTCACAGCAAGGCCCCCAGTCTCGACCTTCGGCCATCGCCCGGGCTTCGATTCCGCCGTCTCGCGCGTTCGCCTCGCGCCGGACTGAAGGCGAGAGCCGGCGTTCGCATGCTGGACGTCTCGCCTTACAAACCGATCTCCACTTCATTGAGCCCGCGATGTAGGTGAATGAACCTCGTGGTCTCCAGTTCACCGTACTTCGCGAAGATCGTGACTCTCTGAGCGGTTGACTCGACCCACAAAGGGGGAGTGACACCGTTCGCATTCGTAGAGGCGTGCGCGCCCGTCTCAAGTACGCGAACAAGAACGCCCGGGATCGGCTTTCCGGCGTAAGAGACCTTCACAATCAGGTCACACGATCCTTGTGCGGAGTTCGGCGCGAACTGCACCCCGGCCATCGCTTCCAGGAAGGCCGCGGTGTTGCATCCGAAAGTCGACACGCCGGCCATCCCCAACACGAGCACGATTCTCAGCACGGCCGAACGGTATTCTCCTAGACGTAAGGTCGTACCCATTGTTCTCCCCCGAACCAAGAGCTTCCGCGACTCTACAGTCGGATAACGACCTCGTTCATCCCCCGCCGCAGGCTCACCATGCGGGTCGTTTGAATCTGTCCGTACTTGACGAATATCGTGGCGGTCTGGGCGTTGCTCTCAACCGCAAGGGTGGGAGTTCTCCCATACGCATCGGTATAGGCCTCGGCCCCTGTTTCCAGAACTCTGACAAGAACCCCCCCGACGGGTTCCCCCTCATAGGTCACAAGGACCACCAGATCGAAAGAGATCGGACTGTCGGACGGACCTCCCGGCTGGGTCACGCAAGAGAGGGGAAGAGCCAGGAAGATTCCAAGAACGACGAATGCAGCTTTGCGCACCCAATAGCTTTCTCTGTGAACACTTCCCATCATAATCACCACCTCCTGCTTGCCCCTCGATCCCCCATCAGGCCAACGACCTTTCGTTCGCTGGTATCCCTGGCGCAGGACATCCGTCTGGCGAGGTCGTTCCTGAGCAACGTCCATGCCGATGGCATAGGCGTCGGACAGGGCACCTAAGCGCTTGTCTTTGTGTGAAGTACGGAATCGCTCGGTTTGGTCCCTCGCCGCCGGCCACCTGAGACCATCAACTCTCGGCGACCCGAGCTGTCGAACAAGCAGCCGAACCTATTTCGTAGTAGCGAGTTAGAGTTGCGGAACGCTCGTTGGGGATCCGGGACAGAAGTTGACGGGGGGATTGAATGGTCCCTACCCGAACTCCTCCCCGCGAATCCCGAGCCGGGAGATCAGCTTCCGGAGGCCCTCGAAGGTGAGCCCGAGAGCGCGGGCCGCCTCGGTCTTGTTCCCGCGAGCGGAGCGGAGGGCGTCCGTGAGGATCGTCCGCCTCGCCCGGTCGAGTCGCACCTTGTAGTCGCCCGTAGCCGATTCCTCGGAAGAACCGGCAAGGCTCCAGAAGTGCTCGACCCGAAGCTCCCGCTCCCCCTTCCCCTTCGCGATTTGGACGGCCGCCCAGATCGAGTTCTTCAGCTCCCTCACGTTCCCCTCCCACGGATGGTCGAGGAGAGCCTCCTCGACCTCGGGGGCGAACGTGAGCGGAGGATCCGGCGAGGGGAGATCATGCATCCGAAGGAAATGACGCGCGAGGGGGAGGATATCCTCCCTCCTTTCCGAGAGAGGAGGAACGTGCAGCCGAACCGCGGCCAGGCGGAAGTAGAGGTCTTGCCGGAAACGCCCTTCCCGGACGGACCGATCCGGATCGACGTTCGTCGCGGCGACGACTCGGGCATTCACGGATCGCGGCCGGTGCTCGCCGTATCGTTCGTACTCGAGCGTGTCGAGAAAACGGAGCAGACAGCTCTGAACCTCGTTCGCCAAACATCCGATCTCGTCCAGAAAGAGAGTTCCGCCTTCTGCGGCCTCTACCTTTCCCGCGACGTCCTTGTCCGCACCCGTGAACGAGCCCTTCGCGTGCCCGAAAAGCTCGCTCCAGGCGATCTCGGGTCGGTACTTCGTGCAATCGGCCACGGCGAACTCCGCCTCCGAGCGCGGGCTCAAGGCGTGGATCCGCCTCGCCACCGCTTCCTTCCCCGAACCGGTCGGCCCCGTAATGAGAACGGGAAGATCGGTGGAAGCGACCGCGTCGATCTTCCTCCGGAGCTCTTCGAATGCAGGCGACTCGCCGATGAAAGGCTCGTACTCCTCCGCCTCCCGGCGGCGATGATAGAGAAGGCCGAGGTTCCTTTTCGCCTGCGAGAGCACGTGGTGGATGCGCGCCGGCAAGGTTGCGTACCCGTCCCCCTTGCACACGTAATCGTTCGCCCCGCGCCGCAGGATCTCGATGAGGACCTCCGGCTCCCGGTGCTTGCTCAGCACCACGATCGGGAGAGCGGGATCTTTCGCACGGATCTCGGAGAGGAGGTCCCGTCCGTCCAAGCCGTCCGGAGGCGGGTCGCCGAGCATCCAATCCAACAGCACGCAATCGAACGTCGTCCGGCGAAGGCACTCGAGAGCTTCGCGGCCGGATCTCGCGTGATGGATTTCGCACCGAGAACCGAGCGCTCTCCGTACGTTCGCGACGACCGCGTCCTCGTCATCCACGAGGAGCACTCTCTCCAACAGGTTCATTCTCGTTCTCCCTCGAGGCGGCGACGTATCACCGGCTGCAATCGGATGCGAAAACAGGTCTCCCGGCCTTCCCCCTCGGCGAGAGCGATCGTCCCCCTGTAACGATCGAGGATCTCCCGGCATTGCCGGAGGCCCTGGCCGCTCCCGCCGGGAGTCCCCGTGACCCCCTCCTCGAAAAGCCGTTCCCGAAGATGGGCCGGCACGCCCGGCCCCGTGTCCTGGACGAAGATCTCCACTCCGAGCGCCGAGGAGCGCACGAGGAACGCGATCTCCTTGTTCGAGGTACCTTGCATCGCTGCGAGCGCATTCTTCACGAGATTCTCGACGACGAGCCGGAAATCGAGCGCATCGATGTACGC
It contains:
- a CDS encoding sigma-54-dependent Fis family transcriptional regulator, which encodes MNLLERVLLVDDEDAVVANVRRALGSRCEIHHARSGREALECLRRTTFDCVLLDWMLGDPPPDGLDGRDLLSEIRAKDPALPIVVLSKHREPEVLIEILRRGANDYVCKGDGYATLPARIHHVLSQAKRNLGLLYHRRREAEEYEPFIGESPAFEELRRKIDAVASTDLPVLITGPTGSGKEAVARRIHALSPRSEAEFAVADCTKYRPEIAWSELFGHAKGSFTGADKDVAGKVEAAEGGTLFLDEIGCLANEVQSCLLRFLDTLEYERYGEHRPRSVNARVVAATNVDPDRSVREGRFRQDLYFRLAAVRLHVPPLSERREDILPLARHFLRMHDLPSPDPPLTFAPEVEEALLDHPWEGNVRELKNSIWAAVQIAKGKGERELRVEHFWSLAGSSEESATGDYKVRLDRARRTILTDALRSARGNKTEAARALGLTFEGLRKLISRLGIRGEEFG
- a CDS encoding ATP-binding protein, with the protein product TEQTLRVEPREADLNELVREVADSLRREIEAKNLSIELALSPDLPSSRFDPKRTKRVVRNLLDNAIKFSHAKGRVRISSEAMDGTVALHVSDEGVGIPLESLDSIFDSFRQVDGSETRVHGGAGVGLALVKEIMESQNGSVSVESAPGRGSTFTIRIPRSEETGSEGTRLREEIRPHASA